A single genomic interval of Cucumis sativus cultivar 9930 chromosome 7, Cucumber_9930_V3, whole genome shotgun sequence harbors:
- the LOC101207221 gene encoding myosin-12 isoform X1 — translation MGTPVNIIVGSHVWVEDSEDAWIEGQVTEIKGKNATILTTNAKNHRLRLQIVAEISSIYPKDTEAPPAGVDDMTKLAYLHEPGVLHNLACRFSLNEIYTYTGNILIAVNPFRRLPHLYDIHMMEQYKGATFGELSPHLFAVADACYRAMINEQGSQSILVSGESGAGKTETTKMLMRYLAFMGGRSDTEGRTVEQQVLESNPVLEAFGNAKTVKNNNSSRFGKFVEIQFDKNWKISGAAIRTYLLERSRVCQVSDPERNYHCFYMLCAAPPEDVKKFKVGDPRTFHYLNQTNCYEVANVDDSREYLETRNAMDVVGINQDEQDAIFRVVAAILHLGNVEFMKGKEFDSSKVKDEKSNYHLQTAAELLMCDVKSLEHSLCQRVIVTPDGNITKPLDPDSAALSRDALAKTVYSRLFDWIVDKINSSIGQDPNAASLIGVLDIYGFESFKVNSFEQLCINLTNEKLQQHFNQHVFKMEQEEYTKEEINWSYVEFVDNQDVLDLIEKKPGGIIALLDEACMFPKSTHETFAQKMYQTYKGHKRFSKPKLARTDFTINHYAGDVTYQADQFLDKNKDYVVAEHQALLNASQCFFVANLFPPLPEETSKQSKFSSIGTRFKQQLQALMETLNTTEPHYIRCVKPNTVLKPGIFENYNVLNQLRCGGVLEAIRISCAGYPTKRTFDEFLDRFGMLAPDISDGSDEKSACIAICDRMGLKGYQIGKTKVFLRAGQMAELDARRTEILANAVRLIQRQIRTYLTRKEFIALRRATIHMQKLWRGQLARKLYEQMRREAASIRIQKHARSHADRKSYKRLLASAIVIQTGMRAMAARNEYRHRRRTKAAIIVQTEWRRASAISAYKQQQKATLALQCLWRSKVARKELRKLKMAARETGALKEAKDKLEKRVEELTWRLDFEKHLRMDVEEAKGQEVAKLQNALEEMQGQLDEANAAIIREREAAKLAIEQAPPVIKEVPVVDETKLEILKNHNEELEGVVGELKKKVEEFEEKYAEVERESKARLKEAEEAQLKSMQLRETIERLESNLSSLESENQVLRQQALVAADNESLSEELETLKSKIGSLEAENEVLRNRTVAVEHIPVPAAALTESKTLDNGHLIEEEIKSTKEPSTVPIKSTKEQSTVPILAKQGSLTEKQQENHDVLIKCLAEDKRFDKGRPVAACIVYKTLLQWRSFEAEKTNIFDRIIHTIRSSIESQENISDLAYWLSTSSTLLYLLQSSLKATNTSTVASNRNRASPATLFGRMAYGLRSSSVGMGMSSGYSGMVGKTNNQSKVEAKYPALLFKQHLAACIEKLFGMIRDNLKKEISPFLHLCIQAPRSVRARSIRGSSKNIHSNIVAKQQASSIHWQSIVNKLDQTLDIMLENHVPSMIMRKIFFQVFSFINVQLFNSLLLRRECCSFSNGEYLKLGLQELEQWCNKATDTHAGNSWDELQHIRQAVGFLVLHQKSQKSLNEITDELCPILSIPQIYRIGTMFWDDKYGTQGLSPDIIGKMRLLLAEDSINIPNNSFLLDVDSSIPFSMEEICRSFGEDGGVNLSNVDPPPLIRQRSDFHFLVQQLTE, via the exons AGCGATGATTAACGAGCAAGGGAGCCAGTCTATATTAGTGAGTGGAGAGAGTGGTGCTGGTAAAACTGAGACAACAAAGATGCTCATGAGATATCTTGCATTCATGGGAGGAAGGTCAGATACTGAAGGAAGAACAGTTGAACAACAGGTTTTGGAG TCCAACCCTGTACTGGAAGCATTTGGAAATGCCAAAACCGTCAAAAACAACAATTCaag TCGTTTTGgtaaatttgtagaaatacaaTTTGATAAGAATTGGAAGATCTCTGGTGCTGCCATTCGTACATACCTTCTCGAGCGGTCACGTGTTTGCCAAGTCTCAGACCCTGAGAGAAACTACCATTGTTTTTACATGCTCTGTGCAGCACCACCAGAA GATGTCAAGAAATTCAAGGTAGGAGACCCAAGGACATTTCATTATCTTAATCAAACGAATTGTTATGAAGTGGCGAATGTTGATGATTCAAGAGAGTACCTAGAGACGAGAAATGCCATGGATGTTGTCGGAATCAACCAGGATGAACAG GATGCAATATTTCGTGTTGTAGCTGCTATACTGCATCTTGGAAACGTTGAATTCATGAAAGGGAAGGAATTTGACTCCTCCAAAGTGAAAGACGAGAAGTCAAATTACCATCTTCAAACAGCAGCAGAGCTACTCAT GTGTGATGTAAAGTCACTGGAACATTCGCTCTGCCAGCGTGTCATAGTGACCCCAGATGGAAACATTACGAAGCCTTTGGACCCAGATTCAGCAGCCTTGAGTCGTGATGCATTGGCAAAAACTGTGTACTCTAGACTGTTTGATTG GATTGTGGACAAAATTAATAGTTCAATTGGCCAAGATCCTAATGCAGCCAGCTTAATTGGTGTTCTTGATATTTATggttttgaaagcttcaaggTCAACAG TTTTGAGCAGCTCTGTATCAACTTGACCAATGAGAAGTTGCAGCAACATTTTAATCAG CATGTTTTCAAGATGGAGCAAGAGGAGTATacgaaagaagaaataaactGGAGCTATGTTGAGTTTGTTGATAATCAGGATGTGCTTGATCTTATTGAGAAG AAGCCTGGAGGTATAATCGCCCTGCTTGATGAAGCCTG TATGTTTCCGAAGTCAACACATGAAACATTTGCTCAAAAGATGTATCAGACGTACAAAGGACATAAGCGGTTCAGCAAGCCAAAACTTGCTCGAACAGACTTCACAATAAACCATTATGCTGGAGAT GTTACGTACCAAGCAGATCAATTTCTAGATAAAAACAAGGACTATGTAGTTGCAGAACATCAGGCTCTTCTAAATGCCTCGCaatgtttttttgttgctaATCTTTTTCCTCCACTTCCCGAGGAGACTTCAAAGCAATCGAAGTTTTCTTCTATTGGTACGCGGTTCAAG CAACAACTACAAGCTCTCATGGAAACATTGAATACTACCGAACCACATTATATTAGATGTGTAAAACCCAACACAGTTCTGAAACCCGGTATCTTTGAGAACTACAACGTGTTGAACCAATTGAGGTGTGGG GGAGTGCTCGAGGCAATTAGAATAAGCTGTGCAGGATACCCAACAAAAAGAACATTTGATGAGTTCCTTGATCGTTTTGGAATGCTTGCTCCAGATATTTCGGACGG GTCTGACGAAAAATCAGCATGCATTGCAATATGTGACAGAATGGGCTTAAAGGGTTATCAG attggaaaaacaaaagtgttCCTCAGAGCTGGACAAATGGCTGAGTTGGATGCACGACGAACTGAAATTTTGGCTAATGCTGTCAGACTCATCCAGCGGCAAATCCGAACCTATCTAACTAGAAAAGAGTTCATTGCGCTGAGGAGAGCTACAATTCATATGCAGAAACTTTGGAGAG GGCAACTTGCTCGTAAGCTGTATGAGCAAATGAGGAGAGAAGCAGCTTCAATCCGTATACAGAAGCATGCACGTTCTCATGCAGATAGAAAATCTTACAAAAGATTACTTGCATCAGCTATAGTTATTCAAACTGGTATGCGTGCAATGGCAGCTAGAAATGAGTACAGGCACCGAAGAAGAACGAAGGCAGCTATCATTGTTCAG aCTGAATGGCGAAGGGCATCGGCTATTTCAGCTTACAAACAGCAGCAGAAGGCAACTCTTGCCCTTCAATGCCTCTGGCGATCTAAAGTTGCAAGGAAGGAGcttagaaaattaaagatg GCTGCAAGAGAAACAGGAGCACTCAAGGAGGCCAAGGACAAATTGGAGAAGCGTGTTGAGGAGCTAACATGGCGCCTAGACTTTGAGAAGCACTTGAGA ATGGATGTTGAAGAAGCTAAGGGACAAGAGGTCGCAAAGTTACAAAATGCTTTGGAAGAAATGCAAGGGCAGCTGGATGAAGCCAATGCTGCAATTATACGTGAGAGAGAAGCAGCAAAATTGGCCATAGAACAAGCTCCACCAGTCATTAAGGAAGTACCTGTGGTAGACGAGACAAAGCTAGAAATACTGAAAAATCATAATGAAGAACTTGAG GGTGTGGTTGGAGAGCTAAAGAAGAAAGTTGAGGAGTTCGAAGAAAAGTATGCTGAAGTGGAAAGGGAAAGTAAAGCTAGACTCAAGGAGGCAGAAGAGGCACAATTGAAATCAATGCAACTTCGAGAGACTATTGAGAG ATTGGAATCAAATTTATCTAGCCTTGAGTCGGAGAACCAGGTTCTGCGCCAGCAGGCTTTGGTTGCAGCAGACAATGAGTCCCTCTCAGAAGAACTGGAAAC CCTCAAGAGTAAGATTGGAAGTCTAGAGGCAGAGAATGAAGTTCTCCGCAATCGGACAGTGGCTGTTGAACATATACCTGTTCCCGCTGCAGCCCTTACAGAAAGCAAG ACTTTAGATAATGGGCATCTAATTGAAGAAGAGATTAAATCAACTAAG GAACCATCTACTGTTCCAATTAAATCAACAAAG GAACAATCTACTGTTCCCATCCTAGCTAAACAAGGCTCGCTTACAGAAAAGCAACAG GAAAATCATGATGTCCTGATCAAGTGCTTAGCAGAAGACAAACGTTTTGACAAGGGCAGACCGGTTGCAGCTTGTATTGTCTACAAGACACTTCTTCAATGGAGATCTTTTGAAGCAGAGAAGACAAATATATTTGACAGAATTATTCACACAATCAGATCTTCTATAGAG AGTCAAGAAAATATCAGCGATCTTGCCTATTGGCTTTCAACCTCTTCCACCCTTCTCTACCTTCTTCAAAGTTCACTCAAGGCAACCAATACAAGTACTGTAGCTTCAAATCGCAACCGAGCTTCTCCTGCAACCTTATTTGGTCGTATGGCATAT GGTCTTCGATCATCGTCAGTGGGCATGGGAATGTCCAGTGGATACAGTGGAATGGTGGGCAAGACAAACAATCAATCTAAAGTTGAAGCCAAGTACCCAGCACTGCTTTTTAAGCAACATCTGGCTGCATGCattgaaaaattgtttggGATGATACGTgataatttgaagaaagaaattagcCCTTTCTTGCATCTATGCATACAG GCACCAAGATCAGTGAGGGCCAGATCAATAAGAGGGTCatctaaaaatattcattcaaaCATTGTTGCAAAACAGCAAGCATCAAGTATTCACTGGCAAAGCATTGTCAATAAGCTAGACCAGACATTGGATATAATGTTGGAAAACCAT GTTCCCTCCATGATCATGAGAAAAATCTTCTTCCAAGTTTTCTCATTCATAAATGTTCAGCTTTTCAATAG CTTGTTACTACGACGTGAGTGTTGTTCCTTCAGTAATGGAGAGTACTTAAAGTTGGGTCTGCAGGAGTTGGAGCAATGGTGTAACAAAGCTACCGATACG CATGCTGGCAATTCCTGGGATGAACTTCAACACATAAGACAGGCAGTAGGATTTCTG GTGTTACATCAGAAGTCCcagaaaagtttgaatgaGATCACAGATGAATTGTGCCCG ATTCTAAGCATTCCACAAATATATCGCATAGGCACGATGTTCTGGGACGACAAATATGGAACTCAGGGATTATCTCCTGAT ATAATTGGAAAAATGAGACTCCTATTGGCAGAAGACTCCATAAACATCCCAAACAACTCTTTCCTGCTTGATGTGGATTCAAG CATACCATTTTCAATGGAAGAAATATGCCGGTCCTTTGGCGAGGACGGCGGAGTTAACCTGTCCAACGTCGACCCGCCACCACTTATAAGACAAAGATCAGATTTCCATTTTCTAGTGCAGCAACTGACTGAATGA
- the LOC101207221 gene encoding myosin-12 isoform X2 has protein sequence MGTPVNIIVGSHVWVEDSEDAWIEGQVTEIKGKNATILTTNAKNIVAEISSIYPKDTEAPPAGVDDMTKLAYLHEPGVLHNLACRFSLNEIYTYTGNILIAVNPFRRLPHLYDIHMMEQYKGATFGELSPHLFAVADACYRAMINEQGSQSILVSGESGAGKTETTKMLMRYLAFMGGRSDTEGRTVEQQVLESNPVLEAFGNAKTVKNNNSSRFGKFVEIQFDKNWKISGAAIRTYLLERSRVCQVSDPERNYHCFYMLCAAPPEDVKKFKVGDPRTFHYLNQTNCYEVANVDDSREYLETRNAMDVVGINQDEQDAIFRVVAAILHLGNVEFMKGKEFDSSKVKDEKSNYHLQTAAELLMCDVKSLEHSLCQRVIVTPDGNITKPLDPDSAALSRDALAKTVYSRLFDWIVDKINSSIGQDPNAASLIGVLDIYGFESFKVNSFEQLCINLTNEKLQQHFNQHVFKMEQEEYTKEEINWSYVEFVDNQDVLDLIEKKPGGIIALLDEACMFPKSTHETFAQKMYQTYKGHKRFSKPKLARTDFTINHYAGDVTYQADQFLDKNKDYVVAEHQALLNASQCFFVANLFPPLPEETSKQSKFSSIGTRFKQQLQALMETLNTTEPHYIRCVKPNTVLKPGIFENYNVLNQLRCGGVLEAIRISCAGYPTKRTFDEFLDRFGMLAPDISDGSDEKSACIAICDRMGLKGYQIGKTKVFLRAGQMAELDARRTEILANAVRLIQRQIRTYLTRKEFIALRRATIHMQKLWRGQLARKLYEQMRREAASIRIQKHARSHADRKSYKRLLASAIVIQTGMRAMAARNEYRHRRRTKAAIIVQTEWRRASAISAYKQQQKATLALQCLWRSKVARKELRKLKMAARETGALKEAKDKLEKRVEELTWRLDFEKHLRMDVEEAKGQEVAKLQNALEEMQGQLDEANAAIIREREAAKLAIEQAPPVIKEVPVVDETKLEILKNHNEELEGVVGELKKKVEEFEEKYAEVERESKARLKEAEEAQLKSMQLRETIERLESNLSSLESENQVLRQQALVAADNESLSEELETLKSKIGSLEAENEVLRNRTVAVEHIPVPAAALTESKTLDNGHLIEEEIKSTKEPSTVPIKSTKEQSTVPILAKQGSLTEKQQENHDVLIKCLAEDKRFDKGRPVAACIVYKTLLQWRSFEAEKTNIFDRIIHTIRSSIESQENISDLAYWLSTSSTLLYLLQSSLKATNTSTVASNRNRASPATLFGRMAYGLRSSSVGMGMSSGYSGMVGKTNNQSKVEAKYPALLFKQHLAACIEKLFGMIRDNLKKEISPFLHLCIQAPRSVRARSIRGSSKNIHSNIVAKQQASSIHWQSIVNKLDQTLDIMLENHVPSMIMRKIFFQVFSFINVQLFNSLLLRRECCSFSNGEYLKLGLQELEQWCNKATDTHAGNSWDELQHIRQAVGFLVLHQKSQKSLNEITDELCPILSIPQIYRIGTMFWDDKYGTQGLSPDIIGKMRLLLAEDSINIPNNSFLLDVDSSIPFSMEEICRSFGEDGGVNLSNVDPPPLIRQRSDFHFLVQQLTE, from the exons AGCGATGATTAACGAGCAAGGGAGCCAGTCTATATTAGTGAGTGGAGAGAGTGGTGCTGGTAAAACTGAGACAACAAAGATGCTCATGAGATATCTTGCATTCATGGGAGGAAGGTCAGATACTGAAGGAAGAACAGTTGAACAACAGGTTTTGGAG TCCAACCCTGTACTGGAAGCATTTGGAAATGCCAAAACCGTCAAAAACAACAATTCaag TCGTTTTGgtaaatttgtagaaatacaaTTTGATAAGAATTGGAAGATCTCTGGTGCTGCCATTCGTACATACCTTCTCGAGCGGTCACGTGTTTGCCAAGTCTCAGACCCTGAGAGAAACTACCATTGTTTTTACATGCTCTGTGCAGCACCACCAGAA GATGTCAAGAAATTCAAGGTAGGAGACCCAAGGACATTTCATTATCTTAATCAAACGAATTGTTATGAAGTGGCGAATGTTGATGATTCAAGAGAGTACCTAGAGACGAGAAATGCCATGGATGTTGTCGGAATCAACCAGGATGAACAG GATGCAATATTTCGTGTTGTAGCTGCTATACTGCATCTTGGAAACGTTGAATTCATGAAAGGGAAGGAATTTGACTCCTCCAAAGTGAAAGACGAGAAGTCAAATTACCATCTTCAAACAGCAGCAGAGCTACTCAT GTGTGATGTAAAGTCACTGGAACATTCGCTCTGCCAGCGTGTCATAGTGACCCCAGATGGAAACATTACGAAGCCTTTGGACCCAGATTCAGCAGCCTTGAGTCGTGATGCATTGGCAAAAACTGTGTACTCTAGACTGTTTGATTG GATTGTGGACAAAATTAATAGTTCAATTGGCCAAGATCCTAATGCAGCCAGCTTAATTGGTGTTCTTGATATTTATggttttgaaagcttcaaggTCAACAG TTTTGAGCAGCTCTGTATCAACTTGACCAATGAGAAGTTGCAGCAACATTTTAATCAG CATGTTTTCAAGATGGAGCAAGAGGAGTATacgaaagaagaaataaactGGAGCTATGTTGAGTTTGTTGATAATCAGGATGTGCTTGATCTTATTGAGAAG AAGCCTGGAGGTATAATCGCCCTGCTTGATGAAGCCTG TATGTTTCCGAAGTCAACACATGAAACATTTGCTCAAAAGATGTATCAGACGTACAAAGGACATAAGCGGTTCAGCAAGCCAAAACTTGCTCGAACAGACTTCACAATAAACCATTATGCTGGAGAT GTTACGTACCAAGCAGATCAATTTCTAGATAAAAACAAGGACTATGTAGTTGCAGAACATCAGGCTCTTCTAAATGCCTCGCaatgtttttttgttgctaATCTTTTTCCTCCACTTCCCGAGGAGACTTCAAAGCAATCGAAGTTTTCTTCTATTGGTACGCGGTTCAAG CAACAACTACAAGCTCTCATGGAAACATTGAATACTACCGAACCACATTATATTAGATGTGTAAAACCCAACACAGTTCTGAAACCCGGTATCTTTGAGAACTACAACGTGTTGAACCAATTGAGGTGTGGG GGAGTGCTCGAGGCAATTAGAATAAGCTGTGCAGGATACCCAACAAAAAGAACATTTGATGAGTTCCTTGATCGTTTTGGAATGCTTGCTCCAGATATTTCGGACGG GTCTGACGAAAAATCAGCATGCATTGCAATATGTGACAGAATGGGCTTAAAGGGTTATCAG attggaaaaacaaaagtgttCCTCAGAGCTGGACAAATGGCTGAGTTGGATGCACGACGAACTGAAATTTTGGCTAATGCTGTCAGACTCATCCAGCGGCAAATCCGAACCTATCTAACTAGAAAAGAGTTCATTGCGCTGAGGAGAGCTACAATTCATATGCAGAAACTTTGGAGAG GGCAACTTGCTCGTAAGCTGTATGAGCAAATGAGGAGAGAAGCAGCTTCAATCCGTATACAGAAGCATGCACGTTCTCATGCAGATAGAAAATCTTACAAAAGATTACTTGCATCAGCTATAGTTATTCAAACTGGTATGCGTGCAATGGCAGCTAGAAATGAGTACAGGCACCGAAGAAGAACGAAGGCAGCTATCATTGTTCAG aCTGAATGGCGAAGGGCATCGGCTATTTCAGCTTACAAACAGCAGCAGAAGGCAACTCTTGCCCTTCAATGCCTCTGGCGATCTAAAGTTGCAAGGAAGGAGcttagaaaattaaagatg GCTGCAAGAGAAACAGGAGCACTCAAGGAGGCCAAGGACAAATTGGAGAAGCGTGTTGAGGAGCTAACATGGCGCCTAGACTTTGAGAAGCACTTGAGA ATGGATGTTGAAGAAGCTAAGGGACAAGAGGTCGCAAAGTTACAAAATGCTTTGGAAGAAATGCAAGGGCAGCTGGATGAAGCCAATGCTGCAATTATACGTGAGAGAGAAGCAGCAAAATTGGCCATAGAACAAGCTCCACCAGTCATTAAGGAAGTACCTGTGGTAGACGAGACAAAGCTAGAAATACTGAAAAATCATAATGAAGAACTTGAG GGTGTGGTTGGAGAGCTAAAGAAGAAAGTTGAGGAGTTCGAAGAAAAGTATGCTGAAGTGGAAAGGGAAAGTAAAGCTAGACTCAAGGAGGCAGAAGAGGCACAATTGAAATCAATGCAACTTCGAGAGACTATTGAGAG ATTGGAATCAAATTTATCTAGCCTTGAGTCGGAGAACCAGGTTCTGCGCCAGCAGGCTTTGGTTGCAGCAGACAATGAGTCCCTCTCAGAAGAACTGGAAAC CCTCAAGAGTAAGATTGGAAGTCTAGAGGCAGAGAATGAAGTTCTCCGCAATCGGACAGTGGCTGTTGAACATATACCTGTTCCCGCTGCAGCCCTTACAGAAAGCAAG ACTTTAGATAATGGGCATCTAATTGAAGAAGAGATTAAATCAACTAAG GAACCATCTACTGTTCCAATTAAATCAACAAAG GAACAATCTACTGTTCCCATCCTAGCTAAACAAGGCTCGCTTACAGAAAAGCAACAG GAAAATCATGATGTCCTGATCAAGTGCTTAGCAGAAGACAAACGTTTTGACAAGGGCAGACCGGTTGCAGCTTGTATTGTCTACAAGACACTTCTTCAATGGAGATCTTTTGAAGCAGAGAAGACAAATATATTTGACAGAATTATTCACACAATCAGATCTTCTATAGAG AGTCAAGAAAATATCAGCGATCTTGCCTATTGGCTTTCAACCTCTTCCACCCTTCTCTACCTTCTTCAAAGTTCACTCAAGGCAACCAATACAAGTACTGTAGCTTCAAATCGCAACCGAGCTTCTCCTGCAACCTTATTTGGTCGTATGGCATAT GGTCTTCGATCATCGTCAGTGGGCATGGGAATGTCCAGTGGATACAGTGGAATGGTGGGCAAGACAAACAATCAATCTAAAGTTGAAGCCAAGTACCCAGCACTGCTTTTTAAGCAACATCTGGCTGCATGCattgaaaaattgtttggGATGATACGTgataatttgaagaaagaaattagcCCTTTCTTGCATCTATGCATACAG GCACCAAGATCAGTGAGGGCCAGATCAATAAGAGGGTCatctaaaaatattcattcaaaCATTGTTGCAAAACAGCAAGCATCAAGTATTCACTGGCAAAGCATTGTCAATAAGCTAGACCAGACATTGGATATAATGTTGGAAAACCAT GTTCCCTCCATGATCATGAGAAAAATCTTCTTCCAAGTTTTCTCATTCATAAATGTTCAGCTTTTCAATAG CTTGTTACTACGACGTGAGTGTTGTTCCTTCAGTAATGGAGAGTACTTAAAGTTGGGTCTGCAGGAGTTGGAGCAATGGTGTAACAAAGCTACCGATACG CATGCTGGCAATTCCTGGGATGAACTTCAACACATAAGACAGGCAGTAGGATTTCTG GTGTTACATCAGAAGTCCcagaaaagtttgaatgaGATCACAGATGAATTGTGCCCG ATTCTAAGCATTCCACAAATATATCGCATAGGCACGATGTTCTGGGACGACAAATATGGAACTCAGGGATTATCTCCTGAT ATAATTGGAAAAATGAGACTCCTATTGGCAGAAGACTCCATAAACATCCCAAACAACTCTTTCCTGCTTGATGTGGATTCAAG CATACCATTTTCAATGGAAGAAATATGCCGGTCCTTTGGCGAGGACGGCGGAGTTAACCTGTCCAACGTCGACCCGCCACCACTTATAAGACAAAGATCAGATTTCCATTTTCTAGTGCAGCAACTGACTGAATGA